A portion of the Stigmatella aurantiaca DW4/3-1 genome contains these proteins:
- a CDS encoding DUF6986 family protein — protein MTKTTLKPSSIGPARAALKKANLAYTQAYPGESSRRQPVHTVYGGAQIFKADTAKKMGQTALATLQDYAPDAKTFAGCLGFPKTGTFGKRVYDRVVAKLEREPVEDFRIDFEDGYGHRPDAEEDGHAVSAAEETARGLAAGTLPPFIGIRIKSLSEELFDRSARTLDLFITTLLDRSGGKLPDNFVITLPKITAVEQVTALVRMLEALEKAKKLRPGSLPIELMVETPQSLFDAQGRLALTELVAAAEGRCVGAHLGVYDFTASLNITAAYQSMAHPACDFARHLMQLALAGTGVALSDGATNVMPVGPHKKDAKKALTPSQKKENREVVHRAWRLAYDHTRHSLERAIYQGWDLHPAQLPVRYAAVYAFFLEGLDPASRRLKAFIDKAAQATLLGDVFDDAATGQGLLNYFLRGISCGAITEEEARATGLTLEELRSRSFLKILDSRRKASAP, from the coding sequence ATGACGAAGACGACCCTCAAGCCCTCCTCCATTGGCCCCGCCCGCGCCGCGCTGAAGAAGGCCAACCTGGCCTACACCCAGGCCTACCCGGGCGAGTCCTCCCGGCGCCAGCCCGTGCACACCGTCTACGGCGGCGCGCAGATCTTCAAGGCGGACACGGCGAAGAAGATGGGGCAGACGGCCCTGGCCACGCTCCAGGACTACGCGCCGGACGCCAAGACGTTCGCCGGGTGCCTGGGCTTCCCGAAGACGGGCACATTCGGCAAGCGCGTCTACGATCGCGTGGTGGCCAAGCTCGAGCGCGAACCCGTGGAGGACTTCCGGATCGACTTCGAGGACGGCTACGGCCACCGGCCCGACGCGGAAGAGGATGGGCACGCCGTGTCCGCCGCCGAGGAGACGGCCCGGGGACTCGCAGCGGGCACGCTGCCTCCGTTCATCGGCATCCGCATCAAGTCCCTCTCCGAGGAGCTGTTCGACCGCAGCGCCCGCACGTTGGATCTGTTCATCACCACGTTGCTGGATCGCTCTGGCGGCAAGCTGCCGGACAACTTCGTCATCACCCTGCCCAAGATCACCGCCGTGGAGCAGGTCACCGCGCTGGTGCGCATGCTGGAGGCGCTGGAGAAGGCGAAGAAGCTGCGGCCCGGCTCGCTGCCCATCGAGCTGATGGTGGAGACGCCCCAGTCCCTCTTCGATGCGCAGGGGCGTCTGGCGTTGACGGAACTCGTCGCGGCGGCGGAAGGCCGCTGCGTGGGCGCCCACCTCGGCGTCTACGACTTCACCGCCTCGCTCAACATCACCGCCGCCTACCAGAGCATGGCGCACCCCGCCTGCGACTTCGCCCGGCACCTGATGCAGCTGGCCCTGGCGGGCACCGGGGTGGCGCTCTCGGACGGCGCCACCAACGTGATGCCGGTGGGCCCGCATAAGAAGGATGCAAAGAAGGCCCTGACGCCCTCGCAGAAGAAGGAGAACCGCGAGGTGGTGCACCGCGCGTGGCGGCTGGCGTACGACCACACGCGCCACTCGCTGGAGCGCGCCATCTACCAGGGCTGGGACTTGCACCCCGCGCAGCTCCCCGTGCGCTACGCGGCCGTGTATGCGTTTTTCCTGGAGGGGCTGGACCCCGCCTCGCGCCGGCTCAAGGCCTTCATCGACAAGGCGGCCCAGGCCACGCTGCTCGGAGACGTGTTCGACGACGCGGCCACCGGCCAGGGGCTGCTGAACTACTTCCTGCGCGGCATCTCCTGCGGCGCCATCACCGAGGAAGAGGCCCGGGCCACCGGGCTCACCCTGGAGGAGCTGCGCAGCCGCTCCTTCTTGAAGATCCTCGACAGCCGCCGCAAGGCGTCAGCGCCGTAG
- a CDS encoding serine/threonine-protein kinase encodes MDPSGLPLGIQVGAWRVVGRRGHGSYGMVYRAERAGDAEAGVFALKMALRQMDPRFEREAELLSRLTEPHVPKLLDQGIWVSPEGVSFPYVVMEWVEGMPLYEWAVRHPFSSRQALRLLAQVARALAATHAAGGVHRDVKGDNVLVSADGTKAFLVDFGSGRYAGARRLTWRPEPPGTFQYWSIEALRFRWRFRHDATAHYEAGPADDVYALGVMAYRLVTGVYPPPLESKALDAGEGYVRSQRIAPEQQAHVSPKLAALIRQMVAEKLSMRGNAAEVAHALESAAKDAGRQASRVITRRSKQAAHVPGGWSVVWRSKTTWLGWLMASMLGALWGGGKWDEQVQWVQDLLEVAQPAPQEEAEDGGTAGLADAGLAFSAGAEPSEAERGGMGLDIPKRPFPGQHRPPCVKPEIKINEGCWIALIGEAPPCGTHSYEWRGKCYRPTLDPPLPSTSNPR; translated from the coding sequence ATGGACCCTTCCGGATTACCGCTCGGCATACAGGTGGGCGCTTGGCGCGTGGTGGGGCGGCGCGGCCATGGCAGCTACGGCATGGTCTATCGTGCCGAGAGGGCGGGAGACGCGGAGGCGGGCGTCTTCGCGCTGAAGATGGCCTTGCGCCAGATGGACCCCCGCTTCGAGCGGGAGGCCGAGTTGCTTTCGCGTCTGACGGAGCCCCATGTTCCGAAGCTGTTGGACCAGGGCATTTGGGTGTCTCCGGAAGGAGTCTCCTTCCCGTACGTGGTGATGGAATGGGTCGAGGGCATGCCGCTGTACGAGTGGGCCGTGCGCCACCCGTTCTCCTCCCGCCAAGCCTTGAGATTGCTGGCCCAGGTCGCCCGCGCCTTGGCCGCCACGCACGCGGCGGGCGGTGTTCATCGGGACGTGAAAGGCGACAACGTCCTGGTGAGCGCCGATGGCACGAAGGCGTTCCTCGTGGACTTCGGCTCAGGCCGTTACGCCGGGGCACGAAGGCTCACGTGGCGGCCAGAGCCACCGGGGACGTTTCAATATTGGAGCATCGAAGCGCTGCGCTTCCGATGGCGGTTCCGTCACGATGCCACGGCCCACTACGAGGCTGGACCCGCCGATGACGTGTATGCGCTGGGCGTGATGGCCTATCGCCTCGTGACAGGAGTGTACCCTCCGCCCTTGGAGTCCAAGGCATTGGATGCTGGAGAGGGGTATGTCCGCTCCCAACGGATAGCCCCCGAGCAACAGGCGCATGTGAGCCCGAAGTTGGCGGCGCTGATCCGGCAGATGGTCGCAGAGAAGCTCTCGATGCGTGGCAATGCGGCGGAGGTTGCGCATGCCTTGGAGAGCGCCGCGAAAGATGCTGGGCGGCAAGCATCTCGTGTCATCACCCGGCGCTCGAAGCAGGCTGCTCACGTTCCAGGAGGGTGGTCTGTCGTGTGGCGCTCCAAGACGACATGGCTTGGGTGGCTCATGGCATCGATGCTGGGGGCCCTATGGGGAGGAGGCAAGTGGGATGAGCAAGTGCAGTGGGTGCAAGACCTCTTGGAGGTCGCTCAGCCTGCACCGCAGGAGGAAGCAGAAGACGGCGGAACCGCAGGCCTCGCAGATGCTGGGCTCGCTTTTTCCGCAGGTGCTGAGCCTTCTGAAGCTGAACGAGGTGGAATGGGGCTCGATATTCCCAAGAGGCCGTTTCCTGGCCAGCATCGACCACCGTGCGTGAAGCCCGAGATCAAGATTAACGAGGGGTGCTGGATCGCTTTGATAGGTGAGGCTCCTCCATGTGGCACTCACTCGTACGAGTGGAGGGGAAAATGTTACAGGCCCACGCTCGACCCACCCCTACCCTCGACTTCAAACCCACGATGA
- a CDS encoding GFA family protein — MTIRVAECRCGELTARCEGEPVRVSVCHCFSCQRRTGSAFAAQARFPANRVTISGQTRTYVRQADSGNHATYQFCPNCGSTIAYQLEAVPDMIAVPLGAFADPTFPPPKVSIYEARKHPWTVVLGDAVEHLD; from the coding sequence ATGACGATCCGCGTCGCCGAATGCCGCTGTGGTGAGCTGACCGCACGCTGCGAGGGAGAGCCCGTCCGCGTGTCGGTCTGCCATTGCTTCTCGTGCCAGCGCCGGACCGGCAGCGCCTTCGCCGCGCAGGCGCGGTTCCCTGCAAACCGGGTGACGATCTCTGGCCAGACGCGCACCTACGTCCGACAAGCCGACAGCGGCAATCACGCGACGTACCAGTTCTGTCCGAACTGCGGCTCGACCATCGCCTACCAACTTGAGGCTGTGCCCGACATGATCGCCGTGCCGCTCGGCGCCTTCGCAGATCCCACGTTCCCGCCCCCGAAGGTTTCCATCTACGAAGCACGCAAGCATCCGTGGACGGTCGTGCTCGGCGATGCCGTCGAGCATCTGGACTGA
- the uraH gene encoding hydroxyisourate hydrolase — protein sequence MSTLSTHVLDTQSGRPAAGVPITLEAQTPSGEWRELARGTTNSDGRVRDFLPAGTRLEPGTYRMTFHTGEYFRANSLKGFYPYVPVVFELASAEEHYHVPLLLSPFGFSTYRGS from the coding sequence ATGAGCACCCTGTCCACCCACGTCCTCGATACCCAGTCGGGCCGCCCCGCAGCGGGGGTTCCCATCACCCTGGAGGCCCAGACGCCCTCCGGCGAGTGGCGGGAGTTGGCGCGCGGAACCACCAACTCGGATGGGCGCGTCCGGGACTTCCTTCCCGCGGGAACACGCCTGGAACCAGGCACCTACCGGATGACGTTCCACACGGGGGAGTACTTCCGGGCGAACAGCCTCAAGGGCTTCTATCCGTATGTCCCGGTGGTGTTCGAATTGGCCTCGGCGGAGGAGCACTACCATGTGCCGCTGCTGCTCAGCCCGTTTGGCTTTTCCACGTACCGGGGGAGCTGA
- the uraD gene encoding 2-oxo-4-hydroxy-4-carboxy-5-ureidoimidazoline decarboxylase, with amino-acid sequence MSRLDWLNGLSLEEAQAEFLRCCGSRRWAEGMARARPFARETAVYTEAGWLWSQTGPEDWKEAISHHPRIGDVSQLRERFKATGTWSAQEQKGVQGASEEVLQALADGNREYEERFGFTFLICATGKGASEILEQLRERLNNPPPLEMRIAAGEQAQITRIRLEKLLTSP; translated from the coding sequence GTGAGCCGGTTGGATTGGCTCAACGGCCTGTCGCTGGAGGAAGCGCAGGCGGAATTCCTGCGGTGCTGTGGCTCCCGGCGCTGGGCGGAGGGCATGGCGCGCGCACGCCCATTCGCCCGGGAGACCGCTGTGTACACGGAGGCGGGCTGGCTCTGGTCCCAGACAGGCCCCGAGGACTGGAAGGAAGCCATCTCCCACCACCCGCGCATCGGGGATGTCTCCCAGCTGCGGGAGCGCTTCAAAGCGACCGGTACTTGGTCCGCGCAGGAGCAAAAGGGGGTACAGGGGGCAAGCGAAGAGGTGCTGCAAGCGCTCGCCGACGGCAACCGAGAGTATGAGGAGCGCTTTGGTTTCACCTTCCTCATCTGCGCCACGGGCAAGGGCGCCTCGGAAATCCTGGAGCAACTCCGCGAGCGGCTGAACAACCCACCGCCCCTGGAGATGCGCATCGCGGCCGGAGAACAAGCGCAGATCACCCGCATTCGCCTGGAGAAGCTTCTCACCTCGCCATGA
- the alc gene encoding allantoicase, which yields MHTPEEGKVRVAFAELIDLASEKVGGKALVANDEFFAPKENLLKPGRGVFIPDKYTEFGKWMDGWETRRKRVPGYDWCILQLGLPGVIRGVNVDTHHFLGNFPEYASVDALEVSGTPTPESLTEAAWTEVVPRTKLAGGTQNFLPVASERRWTHVRLNIYPDGGVARFRVHGVVQPDLAKLRASEGVDLAAAENGGIVVTCNDSFFGPKDNLILPGRAVTMGEGWETRRKRVPGFDWIVVKLAAPGTVQRVEVDTNHFKGNFPDMCSLEGCSLKEDLLDFANAKDISWQEILPKTKLQAHHRHFFEAELKAAGPFTHVRLNIFPDGGISRLRIHGRVS from the coding sequence ATGCACACACCCGAAGAGGGCAAGGTCCGCGTTGCCTTCGCCGAGCTCATTGACCTTGCCTCCGAGAAGGTGGGCGGCAAGGCCCTCGTGGCGAACGACGAATTCTTCGCCCCGAAGGAGAACCTGCTCAAACCGGGCCGGGGCGTCTTCATCCCAGACAAGTACACCGAGTTCGGCAAGTGGATGGATGGCTGGGAGACCCGCCGCAAGCGCGTGCCCGGCTATGACTGGTGCATCCTCCAGCTCGGCCTGCCCGGCGTCATCCGCGGCGTGAACGTGGACACCCACCATTTCCTCGGCAACTTCCCCGAGTACGCCTCGGTGGATGCCCTGGAGGTGTCGGGCACCCCCACGCCCGAGTCGCTCACGGAAGCGGCGTGGACCGAGGTGGTCCCCCGGACGAAGCTCGCCGGGGGGACGCAGAACTTCCTGCCCGTCGCCAGCGAGCGCCGCTGGACGCACGTGCGCCTCAACATCTACCCGGACGGCGGCGTGGCGCGCTTCCGCGTGCACGGCGTGGTGCAGCCGGACCTGGCCAAGCTGCGCGCGAGCGAGGGCGTGGACCTGGCGGCGGCGGAGAACGGCGGCATCGTCGTCACCTGCAATGACTCGTTCTTCGGGCCCAAGGACAACCTCATCCTGCCCGGCCGCGCCGTCACCATGGGCGAGGGCTGGGAGACGCGGCGCAAGCGCGTGCCCGGCTTCGACTGGATCGTCGTGAAGCTGGCGGCGCCTGGCACCGTGCAGCGCGTGGAGGTGGACACCAACCACTTCAAGGGCAACTTCCCGGACATGTGCTCGTTGGAGGGGTGCTCGCTGAAGGAGGACCTGCTCGACTTCGCCAACGCGAAGGACATCTCCTGGCAAGAGATCCTTCCGAAGACGAAGCTCCAGGCCCACCACCGTCACTTCTTCGAGGCCGAACTGAAGGCCGCGGGGCCCTTCACCCACGTGCGCCTGAACATCTTCCCGGATGGCGGCATCAGCCGCCTGCGCATCCACGGGCGTGTGTCGTGA
- the allB gene encoding allantoinase AllB: MSSQPWVLASQRVVTETGVREAAVVVRDGKVAAVLPPSEVPAGLPVEHVGHKVVMPGVVDCHAHINEPGRTEWEGFETATRAAASGGITTVVDMPLNSIPATTTLAALHLKAAAAEGHCAIDYGFWGGVIPGNTGELDAMVSAGVTGFKCFLIHSGVDEFPHTTREDLERALPVLARRGVPLIVHAELTPDEQPPQGDTRTYRSYLASRPRHWEDDAIRMMVELCRLHRTRVHIVHLSSSDALPDIAAARREGLPFSVETCPHYLTFDAEHIPDGATFLKCAPPIREAENREKLWEGLARGDIDMVVSDHSPCTPALKHLDKGDFAAAWGGIASLQFSLPAVWTGMRERGHGLESLVRWMCRHPARLIGLEGVKGSLTPGADADLLVFDPEASSVPEASQVRHRHKLTPYAGRSLHGVVERTYLRGERIYAQGEFSSSPSGRWVRRPDTA, encoded by the coding sequence ATGAGTTCCCAGCCCTGGGTGCTGGCCAGCCAGCGCGTTGTCACCGAGACGGGCGTGCGCGAGGCCGCGGTGGTCGTCCGGGACGGCAAGGTGGCCGCCGTGCTGCCCCCCTCGGAGGTGCCCGCGGGCCTGCCCGTGGAGCACGTGGGCCACAAGGTGGTGATGCCCGGCGTGGTGGACTGCCATGCCCACATCAACGAGCCCGGCCGCACCGAGTGGGAGGGCTTCGAGACCGCCACCCGCGCGGCGGCCAGCGGCGGCATCACCACCGTGGTGGACATGCCGCTCAACTCCATCCCCGCCACCACCACCCTGGCCGCCCTGCACCTCAAGGCCGCCGCCGCCGAGGGCCACTGCGCCATCGACTATGGCTTCTGGGGCGGCGTCATCCCCGGCAACACCGGCGAGTTGGACGCCATGGTCAGCGCGGGCGTCACCGGCTTCAAATGCTTCCTCATCCACTCCGGCGTGGACGAGTTCCCCCACACCACGCGCGAGGACCTGGAGCGCGCCCTGCCCGTGCTGGCCCGGCGCGGCGTGCCCCTCATCGTCCACGCGGAGTTGACGCCCGATGAGCAGCCGCCCCAGGGCGACACGCGCACCTACCGCAGCTACCTGGCGTCCCGCCCCCGCCACTGGGAAGACGACGCCATCCGGATGATGGTGGAGCTGTGCCGTCTGCACCGCACCCGCGTCCACATTGTCCATCTGTCTTCCTCGGATGCGCTGCCGGACATCGCCGCTGCCCGGCGCGAAGGGCTGCCCTTCTCCGTGGAGACGTGCCCCCACTACCTCACCTTCGACGCGGAGCACATTCCCGACGGCGCCACCTTCCTCAAGTGCGCGCCGCCCATCCGCGAGGCCGAGAACCGGGAGAAGCTCTGGGAGGGGCTGGCACGCGGGGACATCGACATGGTGGTGTCGGACCACTCGCCGTGTACCCCCGCCCTCAAGCACCTGGACAAGGGGGACTTCGCCGCCGCGTGGGGCGGCATCGCCTCGCTCCAGTTCAGCCTCCCCGCCGTGTGGACGGGCATGCGCGAGCGCGGCCACGGGCTGGAGTCGCTCGTCCGGTGGATGTGCCGCCACCCCGCCCGCCTCATTGGCCTGGAGGGCGTCAAAGGCAGCCTCACCCCCGGCGCGGATGCGGACCTGCTGGTCTTCGATCCGGAAGCCTCCTCCGTCCCCGAGGCCTCCCAGGTGCGCCACCGGCACAAGCTCACCCCCTACGCGGGCCGCTCCCTTCATGGGGTGGTGGAGCGCACCTACCTCCGCGGGGAGCGGATCTACGCCCAGGGCGAGTTCTCTTCGAGCCCCTCTGGCCGCTGGGTGCGACGCCCGGACACGGCCTGA
- a CDS encoding FAD/NAD(P)-binding protein, giving the protein MLLPTPSPTAKSGTGLATLEASLLKDLERLAYPKRSWVLSRRSQEGQSILDVLIIGGGQSGLSVAFGLLREKVTNVLVVDDNAPGLAGPWKTFARMHTLRTPKHLTGPDHNLPNLCFQSWYEAQFGEEAWQQVGLVPKELWADYLDWYRRFLGIPVRCHARAGALSWRAEDGCFAVPIESQDGGPPEVLLARKVVLATGIDGSGRWESPSMVSRLPKALWAHTRDAIDFEALRGKRVGLLGAGASAFDNASVALEKDAAEVHLFYRRKTLPTVNAYRWAEFVGFLKHHGDLPDADRWRFIRRILEMGQLPPHDTYHRARAHPNFHLHAESPWLSAEAVDGTAHVTTPHGTFAFDKLIVGSGTVTDLRLRPELVNLVADIALWKDRYTPPPQETHEDLARHPYLGPSFEFQEKVPGRAPYLTSVFNYTFGGLPSLGFGGASISGMKYSLPKLVSGLTRQLYLEDKDAFFDTLMRYDVKEFEP; this is encoded by the coding sequence ATGCTCCTTCCGACCCCGAGTCCGACCGCGAAGTCCGGGACCGGTCTCGCCACGCTCGAGGCCTCGCTGCTCAAGGATCTGGAGCGGCTCGCCTACCCGAAACGCTCCTGGGTCCTGTCGCGCCGCTCCCAGGAGGGTCAGTCCATCCTCGATGTGCTCATCATCGGCGGGGGGCAGAGTGGGCTGTCGGTGGCCTTTGGCCTGCTGCGCGAGAAGGTGACGAACGTCCTCGTCGTGGACGACAACGCACCGGGCCTCGCCGGGCCGTGGAAGACCTTCGCGCGCATGCACACGCTGCGCACCCCCAAGCACCTCACCGGTCCCGACCACAACCTGCCCAACCTCTGCTTCCAGAGCTGGTACGAGGCCCAGTTTGGCGAGGAGGCCTGGCAGCAGGTCGGCCTCGTCCCCAAGGAGCTGTGGGCGGACTACCTCGACTGGTACCGCCGCTTCCTCGGCATTCCCGTGCGCTGCCATGCCCGCGCGGGCGCCCTGTCCTGGCGCGCGGAGGACGGCTGCTTCGCCGTTCCCATCGAGTCCCAGGACGGCGGCCCCCCCGAGGTCCTGCTCGCGCGCAAGGTGGTGCTCGCCACCGGCATCGATGGCTCCGGCCGGTGGGAGAGCCCTTCGATGGTCTCCCGGCTGCCGAAGGCGCTGTGGGCCCACACCCGCGACGCCATCGACTTCGAGGCCCTGCGCGGCAAGCGCGTGGGCCTGCTTGGCGCGGGGGCCTCCGCCTTCGACAACGCCTCCGTGGCGCTGGAGAAGGACGCCGCCGAGGTCCACCTCTTCTACCGCCGCAAGACGCTGCCCACGGTGAATGCCTACCGCTGGGCCGAGTTCGTCGGTTTCCTCAAGCACCACGGAGACCTGCCGGACGCGGACCGCTGGCGCTTCATCCGCCGCATCCTCGAGATGGGGCAGCTCCCGCCGCACGACACCTACCACCGCGCCCGCGCCCACCCCAACTTCCACCTCCACGCGGAGAGCCCCTGGCTGAGCGCCGAGGCCGTGGACGGCACCGCCCACGTCACCACCCCCCACGGCACGTTCGCCTTCGACAAGCTCATCGTCGGCAGCGGCACCGTGACGGACCTCCGCCTCCGCCCGGAGCTGGTGAACCTCGTGGCCGACATCGCCCTGTGGAAGGACCGGTACACGCCCCCGCCCCAGGAGACGCACGAGGACCTCGCGCGCCACCCCTACCTGGGCCCGAGCTTCGAGTTCCAGGAGAAGGTCCCCGGCCGCGCGCCGTACCTCACCTCCGTCTTCAACTACACCTTCGGCGGCCTGCCCTCGCTGGGGTTCGGCGGCGCGAGCATCTCCGGGATGAAGTACAGCCTGCCCAAGCTCGTGTCCGGCCTCACCCGCCAGCTCTACCTGGAGGACAAGGACGCGTTCTTCGATACCCTGATGCGCTACGACGTGAAGGAGTTCGAGCCATGA
- a CDS encoding heparin lyase I family protein, which yields MKNALLSTGALFVLLSQGACGGLPAPSEEALEPQALSAAALAIQGCSPLAILSVSANGHDGNLPVQTLDDQLDTRWSQLGKGAWIDYDLGAHRAVAGAAIAWHQGHLRRSTFTVSVSSDGRTYIPVYNGVSNGTTAAAEVYPFIPYTARNVRVTVQGNSLNDWASITEVRICGQTDAALPLPAASLTWRGDFETGNRSQWDYIQEVSPDRLQVVPTPMREGRYALKTTVKQGDDPIASGGNRNELVLATHEPVDSEYIYSWSTMFAPDFPSVQTWQLFTQWHHEGCCGSPPVEFYVFGEEIRLSVGGSTGALVWRTPLVRGVWHDFVFRVKWSPDPKTGFIQLFHNGRQAVPQRAMATQFPGMLNYLKVGLYRSDTVTQDGVVYHDNWAMARRMDNVPLPTDLPPAGLP from the coding sequence TTGAAGAACGCACTTCTGTCGACTGGCGCCTTGTTTGTCCTCTTGAGCCAGGGGGCCTGCGGGGGGCTGCCTGCTCCCAGCGAAGAGGCCCTCGAGCCCCAGGCCCTCTCGGCCGCCGCCCTGGCCATCCAAGGCTGCTCGCCGTTGGCCATTCTCTCGGTGAGCGCCAATGGCCACGACGGCAACCTGCCCGTGCAGACGCTGGATGATCAGCTCGACACCCGCTGGAGCCAGCTCGGCAAGGGGGCCTGGATTGACTATGACCTGGGCGCGCACCGGGCCGTCGCCGGGGCCGCCATCGCCTGGCACCAGGGCCACCTCCGGCGAAGCACCTTCACCGTGTCCGTCTCCTCGGACGGGCGGACGTACATCCCGGTCTACAACGGGGTCAGCAACGGCACCACGGCGGCGGCGGAGGTCTACCCCTTCATCCCGTACACCGCGCGCAACGTGCGCGTCACCGTCCAGGGCAACAGCCTGAACGACTGGGCCAGCATCACCGAGGTCCGCATCTGCGGCCAGACGGATGCCGCCCTCCCGCTCCCCGCCGCCAGCCTCACGTGGAGGGGGGATTTCGAGACAGGCAACCGCTCCCAGTGGGACTACATCCAGGAGGTGAGCCCTGACCGGCTGCAGGTGGTGCCCACGCCGATGCGCGAAGGCCGGTATGCGCTCAAGACCACCGTGAAGCAGGGGGATGACCCCATCGCCTCGGGGGGCAACCGCAACGAGCTGGTGCTGGCGACGCATGAGCCCGTGGACTCCGAGTACATCTACTCCTGGAGCACGATGTTCGCGCCTGACTTTCCGAGCGTGCAGACCTGGCAGCTGTTCACCCAGTGGCACCACGAGGGCTGCTGTGGCTCACCGCCCGTGGAGTTCTATGTCTTCGGCGAGGAGATCCGTCTGAGCGTCGGCGGCAGCACCGGCGCCCTGGTGTGGCGCACGCCGCTGGTACGCGGGGTGTGGCACGACTTCGTCTTCCGCGTGAAGTGGTCGCCGGATCCCAAAACGGGCTTCATCCAGCTGTTCCACAACGGCCGGCAGGCCGTGCCCCAACGGGCCATGGCCACCCAGTTTCCCGGGATGCTCAACTACCTGAAGGTGGGCCTGTATCGCAGCGACACCGTCACCCAGGACGGCGTCGTGTACCACGACAACTGGGCCATGGCCCGGAGGATGGACAACGTGCCCCTGCCCACGGACCTGCCTCCGGCAGGCCTGCCCTGA
- a CDS encoding peptidase has translation MRGLVLEVAWFGEGDVARSALPEVLPRVFGGAVGLMGGRAPVSRYAVLLRPDYPSGMTQGTPREGSIQVHTPREVPLERVHQGALLSTLAHEYLHTWGREAGAELRVSSEPELGGEMRWFIEGFVHYLAQLALLESGAQELSVFLSTLGQAYASVSRHPLYGQESLAQASARFFDDPAAREFSYSGGMVVAFLCDLELRARGQGPLARFLDQVPPGRLPVEWGSWLAAWTRHTGSPEPVASWVQTASPLPFLDRVRRAGGEVRERERWVFDAGFDVRLEGLTVASIGPLVGAQGLVRGDVVVSVNGRAISSAEAFLRELDPTGKPSTVQLRRGSELLERPLHRASRKEYEVSASGGSVLRHWSLGYSHPGGG, from the coding sequence GTGCGCGGGTTGGTTCTGGAGGTGGCCTGGTTCGGCGAGGGAGACGTGGCGCGCTCCGCGTTGCCTGAGGTGCTGCCGCGGGTGTTCGGGGGCGCGGTGGGGCTGATGGGGGGCCGCGCGCCGGTGTCCCGGTATGCCGTGCTGTTGCGGCCCGACTATCCGTCGGGAATGACGCAAGGGACACCTCGGGAGGGCTCCATCCAGGTTCACACCCCGCGCGAGGTTCCGCTGGAGCGCGTCCACCAGGGGGCGCTGCTCAGCACGCTGGCCCATGAGTACCTGCACACGTGGGGGCGAGAAGCGGGGGCGGAGCTGCGGGTCTCGTCGGAGCCGGAACTGGGCGGAGAGATGCGCTGGTTCATCGAAGGCTTCGTCCACTATCTGGCCCAGTTGGCGCTCTTGGAAAGTGGGGCCCAGGAACTCTCGGTCTTTCTCTCCACCCTGGGCCAAGCGTATGCCTCCGTGTCACGCCATCCCTTGTATGGCCAGGAGTCGCTGGCGCAGGCCAGCGCCCGGTTCTTCGACGATCCGGCGGCGCGAGAGTTCTCCTACAGCGGGGGCATGGTGGTGGCGTTCCTGTGCGATCTGGAACTGCGTGCCCGGGGACAGGGTCCCCTGGCGCGGTTTCTCGACCAGGTGCCTCCGGGACGCCTTCCGGTGGAGTGGGGCTCCTGGCTGGCGGCGTGGACGCGGCACACCGGCAGTCCGGAGCCCGTGGCGTCCTGGGTCCAGACGGCGTCCCCCCTGCCTTTCCTGGACAGGGTGCGCCGGGCCGGGGGCGAGGTTCGGGAGCGGGAGCGCTGGGTGTTCGACGCGGGATTCGACGTCCGCCTGGAAGGACTGACGGTGGCGAGCATCGGCCCGCTCGTGGGGGCTCAGGGGCTCGTCCGGGGAGATGTGGTGGTCTCCGTGAATGGCCGGGCCATCTCCAGTGCGGAGGCGTTTCTCCGGGAGCTGGACCCCACGGGGAAACCCTCGACAGTCCAGCTCCGCCGGGGCAGCGAGTTGCTGGAACGACCGCTGCACCGGGCGTCCCGGAAGGAGTATGAGGTCAGCGCCTCAGGAGGCAGTGTCCTGAGGCATTGGAGCCTCGGCTATTCACATCCTGGCGGAGGGTAG